The Mauremys reevesii isolate NIE-2019 linkage group 13, ASM1616193v1, whole genome shotgun sequence genome contains a region encoding:
- the LOC120381043 gene encoding olfactory receptor 14A16-like encodes MSNRTTVTEFLLLGFSDIRHLQILHFVVFLIIYLAGLLGNLLIITAIAHNHYLHTPMYFFLVNLAILDLGSISVTVPKSMVNSLMNTRVISYSGCVAQIFLFMFLGSADLGILTVMAYDRYVAICQPLHYERVMNRRACVQMAASVWISGILYSALHTGNTFALSLCGGNVVDQFFCAIPQLLKLACSDSDLSETGVIVFSACLALSCFVLIIVSYVQIFRSVLRIPTAQGRQKAFSTCLPHITVVSLYVSTGIIAYLKPNSRSISHLDLVVDVFYSMVPPMLNPIIYSMRNKEIKAALRKLIGRKLFTTKKMSIFLF; translated from the coding sequence atgtccaaccgAACCACCGTGaccgagttccttctcctgggattctctgacattcggcatctgcagattttgcactttgtggtgtttctaaTAATTTATCTGGCAGGCCTGCTGGGGAATCTTCTAATCATCACAGCCATAGCCCACAACCACtatcttcacacccccatgtacttcttcctggtgaATCTGGCCATCCTAGACCTTGGCTCCATTTCTGTCACCGTCCCAAAATCCATGGTCAATTCCCTAATGAACACCAGGGTGATTTCTTATTCTGGATGTGTCGCCCAAATCTTTCTCTTCATGTTCCTTGGTTCAGCTGATCTCGGCATCTTGACTGTCATGGCATATGATCGATAtgtcgccatctgccaaccactgcactatgagagagtgatgaacaggagagcttgtgtccaaatggcagcaAGTGTCTGGATCAGTGGGATTCTTTACTCTGCCCTGCACACTGGAAACAcatttgcattatccttatgtggAGGAAATGTGGTGGATCAGTTTTTCTGCGCCATCCCCCAGCTACTCAAGCTTGCCTGCTCTGactcagacctcagtgaaacGGGGGTTATTGTCTTCAGtgcatgcttagctttaagctgttttgttttaataattgtgtcatatgttcagatcttcaGATCAGTGCTAAGAATCCCCACTGCACAGGGCCGGCaaaaagccttctccacctgcctgccTCACATCACTGTTGTCTCTTTGTATGTTTCCACTGGCATCATTGCCTACCTGAAACCAAACTCCAGGTCCATATCACATCTGGATCTCGTGGTGGATGTTTTCTATTCCATGGTACCTCCAATGCTGAATCCAATCATCTACAGtatgaggaacaaggagatcaaaGCTGCCCTGAGGAAACTCATTGGACGGAAGTTATTTACAACCAAGAAAATGTCCATTTTTCTCTTTTGA
- the LOC120379966 gene encoding olfactory receptor 14J1-like yields the protein MFNRTTVTEFLLLGFSYIRELQILHFVVFLMIYLAADLGILTVMAYDRYVAICQPLHYERVMNRRACVQMAASAWISGILYSALHTGNTFAISFCGGNRVDQFFCDIPQLLKLACSDSDLSETAAIVFSACLVLSCFVFIIVSYVQIFKTVLRIPSEQGRHKAFSTCLPHLIVVSLFIFTAIFAYLKPSSSSTSRLDLMLDVLYAVVPPILNPIIYSMRNMEIKVALRKLIGWKSFITNKMPIFLFCF from the exons ATGTTCAACCGAACTACTGTGaccgagttccttctcctgggattctcttacattcgggagctgcagattttgcactttgtggtgtttctaaTGATTTACCTGGCAG CTGATCTCGGCATCCTGACTGTCATGGCATACGACCGATATGTTGCaatctgccaaccactgcactatgagagagtgatgaacaggagagcttgtgttcaaatggcagccagtgcctggatcagTGGTATTCTTTACTCTGCCCTGCACACTGGGAACACATTTGCAATATCCTTCTGTGGAGGTAACAGAgtggatcagttcttctgtgacATCCCCCAGCTACTCAAGCTTGCCTGCTCTGactcagacctcagtgaaacTGCGGCTATTGTCTTCAGTGCATGCTTAGTCTTAAGCTGCTTTGTTTTCATAATTGTGtcatatgttcagatcttcaaaactgtgctgagaatcccctcagagcagggccggcataaagccttctccacctgcctccctcacctcaTTGTGGTCTCTTTGTTTATTTTCACTGCCATATTTGCCTACCTGAAACCCAGCTCAAGTTCCACATCACGGCTGGATCTCATGCTGGATGTCCTCTATGCTGTAGTGCCTCCAATCCTGAATCCaatcatctacagcatgaggaacaTGGAGATCAAAGTTGCCCTGAGGAAATTGATTGGATGGAAGTCATTCATAACAAATAAAATGCcaatttttctcttttgtttttaa